From Aegilops tauschii subsp. strangulata cultivar AL8/78 chromosome 5, Aet v6.0, whole genome shotgun sequence:
CAGTCATGGTCATGGACGACCACAGTGCTATGCAGCCCGCCCTCACCACCACCGACAGTGCCGCCGGCCTCATGGGCGCCGTGGTCACCACCCCCACCACCATCACATCCAGCCCCGCAATGGCAGCCACAGGAGGCGCCCGCCCCAACTTGGCAGGTGTCGGGGgaagggagggggggggggagaccACCTCTCGTCGCAGCCGCCCTACATCAGCCTCATCATGGATGACGAGGACGGCGACATCGTAGGCGGACACGACGACGGCAGGCATATCTACCCTTTTCTGTTATTTTTGTTAATTTCAAATATAACTAATGTGCGGACGTGACTTTCTAATAAAATTTTAAAAATAGTTCATGAATTACAAAAAAGTTTATTGATTCATAAAAAGTTTGCTGATCcgaaaaatgtttgtgaatttttaaaaaaaatccaccAATTTTGAATGAAATGTTCGCCGATTCAAAAGAAAATGCTTAAAAACCGTTCACAATatagaaaaatgttcacaattttagAAAAATGTTTGTAACTAGTAACAAATGTTCACGATTTTTAGAAATGTTCCCATATTtataaaaaatgttcacgaatgaTCGAAAGTATGTAGTTAAACAGTAATGCTTCTGAGTTTTTGTGACTATATACCCGCTTGAATTTTGAAGAATTATCTGCCAGGCTGGATTGGAATATTATAGTATGTTTAAAAAAACGTTTCTTGAAATTCAGAATAATTCTTTGAGTTGCCAAGTTTTTTGACAACCACGCCATTTTTTCGAAAATGTGAACATTGCTTCAAATTGTGAATAAAATTAAAAAAACATTTTCTTGCATTTGTGAACAAGTTTTTAAAATCATACGATAAGATGTGAACAAAATATGGTTATCGTCGTTGAagattatgatttttttttcttccgttgcaacgcacCACCCCTTTTCTATATATAATTAAATCAGTCGGCCTCTTGTTTGACTAGGTTTGGCAGAGAAATTAATCCTCTGTCAGGTCTTGCTTGATCTGTTTATTAAGCTGGCTGGATCCGGCGTCGGTGCTGCTGCTGCCACGCTTCCTGCTCTGCTCACGCGACGTCTCCACCATCTCCTCCATCATGGGAGTCAGGTACGGCCGGGCCTTTTTCGCCGACTGCAGCTCCACCGCCGAGGCGCGCTGCTGCACGTGCGAGCTCATGCCAGCCATCAGGCATGCGCGCCCCGTCTGCTGGTACTCCCGCCGGTCCCCCACGCGGGCGCTCAGGTCGCGCAGCTCCTCCTTGATCGCCTCACACGTGGGATCATCTCCCGCCATGTTAGGGTCTCTCTACTGATCTCACGAATCACTTACAGATACAAGGATTTGGGTAGCTAGATTACATGAACAAGCAAGAACTAGGGGATTGAGGAGGAGAGCCAGAGGTGGGAGAGGAAGCCGCCGTGCCGTTTCAGTCGTGATCCAACCGGATGACCTGCTCGATCCACCCTTTCAAGTATTTGTAGTCGCTGGCTCCATGGCCTGGATGCTAGGCCCGACCCTCTCATGCCGGCCCACGGCCCACCCGTGGAGGGTTGCTAACACGCCATCCCAGGCGCCGACCGCTCCACCGCCTTTAGCCGGGAGTCCAGTATCCGCGCCGCGCCAGCGTGTTGCCCTCCTTCAGCTGCCTCCCGTGCGGCCGCGATGTCTTGGGCCGTGGCAAGGCGGACGCGCTCCCGCTCCACCTCCATGCACGGAGGCGACATGTCGGTCAGCTCCAGCGGCCTCTGGATCACCGCCGCGGGTGCGGCGGCGTTTGCGGCCTGCCCTGTCGCGGCGTCCTTGTAGCCGCAGGTCACCTTGATCAGGCGGGTGACCGACTCCGCAGGCCGGGCTCTCGACACGTACACCAGCACCAAGAAGCGCCTCTCCTCGTCCTCGTAGAGCTCTCCGACGTCGATGGAGGCGGCGCGGCCCTCGGCGTCCACGTGGTTGCCGTAGCAGCCCGACTTGACTTCCTGGACGTGCACGCCTCGGTGCAGGCACGTGACGGCGATGCGCGCCTCCTGCACGGCGACCGACAGGAGCCCGCCGATGCACTGCGCGAACGAGTCCTGGATCGCCGCCTGGTTCCCGACGAAGGAGAAGGTGCCGCCCGTGGCCTGCGCGATGGTGTGCAATGCCGCGACGTCGTGGTTGGCGCCGAAGCCGAACGTGTGGACCGGCCCGGGCCGGCTACCAGCGAGCACGAACAAAGGCGGCACAAGGTCCATGTACCTCTTTGCCCTGAGGCGCGAGTCCTGGCCGTCGGAGAGAAGGATCATGCTGGCGACGGAGTTCTTGTGCCGGCGGCCGACGAGCACCTGGGCGCCCACACGGAGGCCCTCGCCGATGTTGGTGCCCGACTCAACAACAAGGGAGTCCACCGCGAGCTTCGCCGAGGCCTTGCCCGCGTCCGACATGCGCGCGAGGCAGGTCAAGCGGGCCGCCCGACCCGAGAAGGACACGACGGAGAGGCGATCGGCGGGGCCGAGTTGATCGACGACGAAGGCCATGGCCTGTTTCAGCAGCGCCGGCTTTTGGCCCTTCGAAAAGGTGCGATGGCACCCGGGTTCCCCGACACCCCCTTATCCAAGCCGTTCCTCGATCTGAAGATTCGTGCAGTGTCATAGCCAGCAGCAGACCACATGCGGTGTCAGGTTAATTAAGCACTGAGACATACAGGGCAGGCCCTAGGCTTTTGGAAACAGTATGCATGCAGGGTGTCACCGCGGTAGGCCTGGCAGGAGGCCAGGCGGGCCATCATACGGCGGTGCAGTGACGCAGCTGGCAGGGTTCCCCATGCCCAAAATTGTTTAACTTTCTTTTTACATCAAGTTACCCACCCCATCACGTCTTGCATAAACAAATGAAAAAACGCCATGGCCCATAAAGTAAGCGGTCATAAGCTTTGACGTGGAGTTAGTCTAAAGAAAACCTGGAGTTCGTCTTTGGTTCTGGTACGGAGACCAAGGGTATTATCTAGGGTACATTGTCTTTTTTAAATAAACTTTCCACAGTTCACATCTCTGATGAATCACCACGTGCTAAAAATACTGCAAAAAAAAGTGCTAAAAATATGGGTCCACCAAGCTTAAAAGTAATTATAGATCTAACGGTTATATTTAATTGATCTGTCACATTAAGGGTCGGATGTTTCTGATTAATGTGGGAATTTCTAGAATATTTCTCTATATTTGACCTGTATTTTCCTTTTTTAGGTGTGTATTTTTCTTTTAGTAGATAATAAAAATAGATATGTTAAGACGCATCTGTACAAGGTTCACGATTCAAAATTGGAAAGATTAACATGGAAGCGGACAACAACTCTACATGATCCTTCAATTTATTTATGTCTGCACCAATGTTTGTTAATGATAGCAGTGGCGGTGCCAGGATGAAAACCTTGTGATGTCAAGCTTTTCCAATGATTTTTTTTTTGTAGAAAATGAAACAAGAACAGAAAACGCCATACTTTATTGCGGACATATTTATGGTAGCAGTCCTTTGTGATCATGCATATTTTGATCTGTACACATGATGGCATGGTACTAGAGTGGAATACACCGGTTTCAACATAAGTTACTATTGAGACAATGATAGAAAAATTTGTCGCCTATTCAGTTCTGCAGATCAGACTTGATATATTTTATTATGAAGAATGCAATTCTTATTTATAAATAAAAACAATAGCTTACTCCCTAATATTGCTACAGAAAAAAAGTGATACATAAGGAAGAATATCACAGTGTTGGCAGACAAAACTTACAAATAAAAATGGAAAAGTGGAGGCCTTGCCCTGGTGTTGGATCGGATATAGAGTGCCGACTAGTATAGGAGTATTGATCAACACGA
This genomic window contains:
- the LOC109762181 gene encoding E3 ubiquitin-protein ligase WAV3-like gives rise to the protein MSHTKVAPPPPPAPAAAYYQDDEPVEEKKPLANNGRGLVLKTHCEFPAIGRGAFRDRFAVLVHARAPADVARAPLDLVTVLDVSGSMKGQKPALLKQAMAFVVDQLGPADRLSVVSFSGRAARLTCLARMSDAGKASAKLAVDSLVVESGTNIGEGLRVGAQVLVGRRHKNSVASMILLSDGQDSRLRAKRYMDLVPPLFVLAGSRPGPVHTFGFGANHDVAALHTIAQATGGTFSFVGNQAAIQDSFAQCIGGLLSVAVQEARIAVTCLHRGVHVQEVKSGCYGNHVDAEGRAASIDVGELYEDEERRFLVLVYVSRARPAESVTRLIKVTCGYKDAATGQAANAAAPAAVIQRPLELTDMSPPCMEVERERVRLATAQDIAAAREAAEGGQHAGAARILDSRLKAVERSAPGMAYDPTCEAIKEELRDLSARVGDRREYQQTGRACLMAGMSSHVQQRASAVELQSAKKARPYLTPMMEEMVETSREQSRKRGSSSTDAGSSQLNKQIKQDLTED